One Lachancea thermotolerans CBS 6340 chromosome B complete sequence genomic window, GTTTCATTGTCCACATATTCATACATTTGACAAGAGCGGTAAGGTCTTTCTCCGCTCTGATTCTTTCGAGATATTCACTCATTTGCTTGAGCTCTGCGTAGCTCTGtttgaaaatattgaaATGGTTCAAAAGCACAGATTGGAGGTTCAGTTCTTCGGAAACGGAGTTCCATTGTTCATACGTACGCATTTTATCGAGAGCTTTGCGGAACATCATGCCTACTAAACTTTCATATCTCAGGCGATCCGCAGCTTCTTCACACTCTGTCCTCAAATACCGAGTCCTTGTTCTCCACACTTTTAGGTATCGCACAATAAGGACCTGGCCTGTCAAAGATGAGTATTGGTCCAGAAGTATCTCATGCTTCAGCCTCATCTGAACCTTCAAACTAGCCAGCCATAAAGTCATATATCTCCGTTTACACTCAGCATCTGACTCAGTTCGGTATTTTCTCGCAACTGCATCTAGCTTTTTCACGCGCTGAGCAACAAGCCTCATTTTAGTGATCACCCTGGTTTTCGCAAAGAGGAAAGCTTTGGATCTGAGAGTTTCGTagttttccttctttttggcccAGCGGAAGAAATACTGTTTCACTACTAGGGAGTTGTGACATTTTATTGTGATACTCGTCAGGTCGTTAAAGTTTGCGTATTTCCGTTTCCATTCATGCCGCCAGAACAGCcttaaaaaatttgattCATACGCTTTAAGCTGCAGGTTCAGCTCTGTAGCTCTTTGCCAACGCTCAAAAATAAGTCGAGTAGAACTTTCACGCTTTCGCCTCTCATTCCTGGAGTACGCACATTTtagctgaaaaagttcgAAATACTTTTGACTCATAGCTCTTTGATAATGATCGtttgccttcttttttaCCATAACACGGTTCCGCCATAGCGTGCAGTACTTACAACAGAGTAAAGCATCTTGTCTGAGAGTGTGCTCGCTAAAGAGCTGTCTCTCATTCAATCTCTTACGCCAGACGTCACAAAAGAAATATTTTAGAAGGGTGAAGTGGATCGACTCTTTGGCAGCTGCCTCTCTTTCTTTCCATGTGAATGCAGATTTCAGCACTTTTAGTGCCATTTTCCGCTGAAAAATgagttcaagaatttcaaggtgttttgttttttctACCCTTTGAATCAAACGTTCCTTCCAGAGGATTAATATAGGGCTCAAAACTAGgctcttctcaagaatACGAGCTTTATCACTTAGGGAATCTAAGTTTCGATACTTCTGTCGAAATTTCCTGAAAAAGAGGCCCTCGGTAGGAGCACTTAGCTGTCGTCTAGTCTCCTTTAGACGAGCAGCTAGCCTCCATGTCGTAAAAAAACGGCCcaagcagcttttcgaGTGCGCTCGAAGTGCAAGTTCACGAGATCTTATTTGCAAAGTATAGGCCTTTTGAATAGTCTTGaattctttttgaattaaAAAAGCATCGGCTAACTCTTGCTTAATTTTTTGCTCATCCATACGCTTCATCCACTTATCTGTAGCATTGGAAAGGCTCTTGAAATTATAAAAACTATCGGCCTCTCCTTTAAGATCTTCAGACCTGAAGCGATAGGTGTTCTCCCATCTTTGCAAATGTTTTTGCTTGATATACGAGTTCCATATATCAGTGAGTTGCCTCAAGTTCAATTCAAGCTCAGTTTGCAATTTCCATCTTGTAAAATTAATCTTTAATGAATGTCTCTTGCTTTTAAACTCGAACAGGGCGAGTGCAATGTAGATGTTCTTGGGGTTCATCATAAATGTATCCAACAATGCAACAAAACTTGGTGTGATTTCCCAacctttttccagctcgtTCTGCAACTCCAACAAAGATTCGTTTTCCAATGGGTTCAacccttcttcaacaagtaACTCGACAAATCTCTTTAAAATCATCAGGAAATCTAAAGAGAAACCATTTCTCAAAAGGAAAACCTGcgttttgttgaacaacAATAGGATTAAAGCATCATCACATTTAGCGCGGTTTTTGGAGGTGAAATTAGGGTCGAACTCCCCGAATATCTGCGAAAGGTCACCCAAGTAACCCGTTTCCTTAGCTGGATGAAATGGTAAGTGATAGAGCGGCTCTTCAGGCTCGTCTGGTGGGTTCAGGTGGTTATTTTCGGGCAAAAACTGCGAACTAGAAGCctttgcttctttcagaaGGTCATGGATGtcctttttgagcaaagaGCCAGTAGAGTACATAGAGTCACCATGTATCAGTGCTGAGGTTAGCTGGTCATCTTGAGCAGTAAAACGAGTCGACAGTGACGCCTTTGTACCCAGCCTGCTCATTTGCAAGACTTAGTATTGTAAACAATTTGAGTGGATGTTCGTTGAaattgacttttttgaccaagTTTATAGTTGAAAACACGATAATTGTCTGTCCTAAAAATGTATTACAAGTGTTCATCGTTGCTTAAAACAGTAGGAGAGATGTTGTCTGCAACTCGCTTAGCAGCGATCTTTTTACTCTTCCTGAATTTTGTCGTGGGCGACCTGGATGCAGGAATTATCCCCAAGTTATGGGAGAATCTTGAACTCCACAGAACGATTGATGTGAGCAGATCGTACactcaagaactggttGACATTCgaatcaaaaacattcACGATGAACCAGTTCGTCAATATTACTTCGTgcttccagaagaagtctttgatgcaatttctcttttctcttcaacgCTAAAAGGAGTTGACGCCTATATTGAGAGTGCTATTATGCCAgaacaaaattttgtcGCCAATGGGCGGACTATCAAAGTAGGGGTTATCGGCTTGCCATCGCCAATTGAACCAGGGCACGAAACTAGCATTTTATTGAACTTGGTGTACAACTCCAGGTATCAGCCCTACCCTGGCCATGTGGACTTAGGTGAGGAGCAGAAGTTGCTTTTACGCACCAACAGATTCCCTATCTCAGCTTATAACACACAAAAGTACACGCTAGAGTTTCAGGGCTCCTCTtcatttgaagagcttcaatCCTTCAATGGCGAAGAACATGCTGGAATGGTTGCAAACGGCAAAATGGTCGTCGGGCCCTTCGATTCGATTATGCCTTATGAAGACTTCTCGCCTATCGAAGTGGTTTTTGAGCATAACACTCCGCTTCCTAGGGTCTCTCATTTAAAAAGAGATATATGGGTGTCGCACTGGGCCTCCTCTCTGCAATTTGAAGAATATTACGAACTAATTAATGACGCCGCGTCTCTAAAATCTGGCTTCTCTAGAGCTGACTACATGAAAGGCCAACATGCTTTAAAGAAGGGAGGACATTTGACTGCGCTTGAGATGATTTTGCCTGACAGCTCTGAAGCTCATTACTGCACCGATCTGGTGGGCGCTGTGTCgactttcaaagttctAAAGGAtcacttttttttgaagcccaGATACCCTCTTTTCGGAAACTGGAAATACAACTTCACAGTCGGATGGACGAATCAGCTTTCGCAGTTCCTCCACTCACAAGAAGACGGATCTGACACTTATATCCTTTCCTTCCCTATATTGAATGGGCCTGCTGATACCGTGTATGACAGCGTCTCATTATCCATCTATCTTCCCGAAGGTGCTGAAGTGCTAGACGTTTGGTGTCCACTCCCCGTCCAAAAAACTGAGGTCACCACTGAAAAGTCATATTTTGATCTCAATCAAGGACACACGAAGGTAAACATTGAATTAAAAAATTTAATTGACAGGATTGCAGGAAGTGAAGCTTTTGTGAGGTACAAAGTTACAAGTACAACTTTTTACAAGAAACCCTTCTCGATAGCGGTCTCCGTCTTTACTGCTTTAATGGCctactttttcttgaagcatATTTCGTTGATGATAGATAGTTAAGCACCATGATTGCTTGCGTGCATGAAAAAAGCGCTCTCAGCGGCATGAGCCAAGTGCCCAATTGCCACGGTAGGGCATTGTATTTAGCCTTTTTTAAAGCCCCCTCCATATACATTTTTCAACGACTTCGTAAGATTTGTTGCTTTGGGTTTTTAATAGACCCATGTGCTGAAATTCGGATATCGACTGCACGAACCAGACCAACATCATCTTGTCCAACAAATTGTCGaggcctttttcttttagCAAGATCGATAACTTCTCCCTATCCTCATGACGCAGGTCGGATTCCTTGTTTTCCACGCTGTAATTTACAAAGTTCGCTATTTCGGATCTGGGTAGGGTTTCCTTgaaagccaagaaaaaaTCATAGAGGTTTATGATCGAACTAGCTTCTCTGTAGAGACTGAATAATTGGCAAAGTGGTAGATCTACGCTACTATTGAACTCGGCCTCAAAAGGATCTTTTATCCCCGGGAGCCTTTTCGCTGGCGGCAGCATTCTATCGGAATTGATTAGGTTGTTTTCCAGGTTTGTTCTAAGAAATGGAAATAGGGATTGAGAAAAAAGTTCTTTGCTGTTGTCCAGTGTGAAAAGTTCCTGAAATATTATGTCCACAGGCTCgaacttcaaaatatcCTCGAACTGTTGACATTCAGGCCATCTCTGTAAAAATTCATGTAACTTCCCAGTAAGCATATGATAGTAAAGATCTATCAGGTTGTAGTTGAAGACTCCTAGTTGGTTCTCGAGAACATCGACAACCAACTTCAAATGGTCATTGATGGGATTTTCTCGTACAAGAAACTCGGTAAAAAACTCCTCCAGAGTTGAGTTTTTGTTATCTAGTAATGCCATTATCTCCTCAGAGGGTGCATGCGCGTGTACCATACCTTCAACAAAAGTCATGAATGTAGGACATTTCAGGAGCGGAGGTAAGTAGTTTTCGTCAAAGTTCACAACATTCGTTGGATCAATGAAAACAGAAAACggattttggaagaaataAGACATAAGAGAATAGTCCAGGATTTTTATTAGCAGCTGGAGATTATGTGTAGCATTGTTGGACATTTTATCGAGAATAAACTTGATGAACTCCGCGGATAAGTTTAGCTTCCCATCAACAGTGttcagaaagctctgaaAGGTCTGGTTTGCATATTTGTGGCCCTTGTTATGAGAGAGGTCAATGACTGTGAAgtcttttttcaagagacGAATGGTTGATTGCCgcaaatttttttgaatgttCGATAGATTTGTGTTTATGTTCAGAACAAGGCatatttcaacatctttGTAATTCAAAGCAGACTTTAGTAGGATTATGAAatcatcaagaacttgggAATTGAATGAATCAACATCTTTGAAGTTAAATATAAGTTTCAGCCtcttgccaaaaagcttccgaaaattttgaacgagGGAGAGATCATATGAGATTCCGAGTGGGGATGTTCGTGGCAGCTCACCCATATCTCCTTCAGGGgcaaagctttctttctcaTCAGTTTTAACTCGCAGGGGGGCTTCCGTTGCGCTCAGGAGCTTAAACATTGACCTTCTCAACATCATCCTAACGTTAGGGGACTCTTTTGGAGTTAGGTCTATGATGGCCTGCATCGTTTTAGAATTTTGCTCATGCAGTTCTATTGTTGTTGTACTATCCGAGCCAAGTAGAAAGAGGCAGTTGAATGAGGGTGACGTTCGTTTGCTTGTGTCCTTGGAAAGCACGCTTGAAATCTCTCGGTACATGTCTATACTGACTCTGTgaacaatttcttcaacctgCGCATGGAACTGGGAATGAAGCTGATGATAAAGAACCCATCGCTTGTTAACCATCTGCATGGATTCTTTGCCTGCCAGCAATTTCACGAAAGGATCAATCCCTTTCTCACATGATAttctccttcttttgaCTTTAGGGCATACTGTGTAGTGTGTCTTTTGAGCTTCCGCAAACTCGTTGAGGCTCATTATGCCGTATCCTCTGCTGTCATTATTAAGGCTTCATCATCTCCAGCAGCTTTTGACAATAATTATATTGTCATCAGCCAAACTTGACATGAGATTTTGGTCGGGTAACAGCCTCATTGATATGGTGGCTACAAGAGACAGAGTTGATCAAGCCCAAGAAAGTATCCTTGAGAAGAAGCGACGGTTGCAAGAGAGATTTTGGTGTGGAAGTTCTTTCTAGCATTTAAAGTGAATGCTCAACTTAAGGCcttgtctttcttggagTTAATTTGATTGACTGCCCACCGTCCCTCGTATCCAAAAATGCGCGATTTATATCTCAACAGCGCAGAGCGTATCTTTACTGAGAACCAGAAGACTAGAACGAAAATTAGTCACTACCTTTGTTTGGAATATTACGCACACAGGGAAAGTTTTTTACTTTATGTATACGCAAAGCTTAGCTCCGTGTTTaaaatgttgaaatatTGAATAATTGCATGGCAATCATCAGGTGAATCTTACGACAATGTTCAAATGCAAGAAGAGGGACCCAAAAACAGAGACCATTCATTTACAAACATTATTTACAGGCGCGCGTCATGCCATAACTTGTCACATACCGATGTAGTGCTGAGGGTAGAAGGGGGTATTGATGGCGGCAAAGATCAGAAGTGTAGGTTTAGTAACGTGTGCTACACTACCTAAATCTGATTGCGAATCGTAACATCTCATTCACCAGACATTCTCTGATTCCCCCTTCATCCTAGGGACTCGTACAGGCTCCCAATCTTGCTCACCAAGCCCCTGTAAACGATAATACTCTTCCTTTATATCAAATTGTCTCTTGTTTGCCTTCATTTTAACTAAATCATCTTCGCTcatctcttgaattttgcGGTCCTTCTGTTCATATCTAACTGCAGTAAAACCAGAAAGCCAGTAGGAGCCTAGAACGATTATTGAGCAAAAAGGCAGCCCGAAGTACAGAAAGGGATTTTTCTTCATACGAGCCTGGTACTTACCGGCGATAGAGGCTTCATAGGCAAGTTGCTGTCGTCTGGACCTAAACTTCCTATCTCCGAATGACATTATCtgcttccttcttctcgccTATTGTACCTACCATGGTCAATGTATGTTGCCCTGAGTAATTTAACAAAATGCGTTTTTGACATCGCGCACGTGAAAGAAGGGATGTCACAAAATCGTGAAGTGACACTATGCCAAAATGTTGTTTATATTCTCTGCTGCCAGTTTCAGCGAAAATGGCTTCGATGCTTGGTTCCAACCAAAACACCCCCAAACCAGAATTTGCCAAATGCATCCAACCTATCATAGAAACTGACTACATGACGACCGCTATATCAATGGATTTCAATACTGCCAGTTTCAGAAGTGAAAATAGACACTATAGCATTACGGAAAGTATTCTTACCACCTTTCTAAATACAACAAGAGCGGGCTCGGCACAGAAGCACACTGGCATGTCATTTGATGCTTTAATATCCAGTCTCGTAGTTTCAATAGTTTACTGTGGCTTGCAGACGCTTCTATTCACCATGTTGCGGGGAAAGCTTAAGACGCTTTATCAGACGCGTAATTTTCAATTGTCAGAGGCCAATGAAATGCGCTCGCTACAAGAAAACGGACCACTAGGCTGGGTAAAGTCTGCTTGGAAAACTCCTCTCAACGAATACAAGCGAGCCAACGGCCTTGAttccttttttttccttaGGTTCATGAAGGCATTTGGATTATTTTTTCTGAGTCTATCCGTAATCAATATTCCTGTTCTTATCCCCATCCATTATTGTTCAGGGGCCAAGGTATTAAGGCAAAGGTGTAAAATAGATAGTTTGCAAGCCTTTAACGAAACTGAAGCGAGATTAACATCACACTTTTTGGAAATAGAGGATTCCTTGAAGGCACAAGGGCTCGATAAACTCTCAATCTCTAACGTTTCACTACAGCATGCCGACAGGTTAATTTTCCACTTCATTCTCGCAGCGTTCGTCGTGCTATGGTTTCACGCACTATTAATCAAGGAGTTAAAATTCTTTATTGCCGAAAGAAacaaagctctttcaaataaCGAGGTCCCAGGATCCTTCTACCAATCAGTTCTATTCCTAGATAACATACCAAGGGATATGTTTTTAAACAGAGCACAGCTTCCCAAGCTGTTTCGTTTTGCAGACTCAAATGATATACAGCTGACTTTCTTGCCTACAAACTACCAGCGTTTGAAAAAGTATTACCAAAAAGATAAGAAGATTATTGACAAGTTGGAACATCTCCAGCTTAAACTGATTGTACTTCAGTCGAACCAGTGTGGTACTCAAAAAGCACTCCCTCCTAACGAGCGTGCTGTCTCCGGCTTTGCAACGGATGTTTCTGATAAATATGCAGTACGCACAAACAAACTCGGGCGGAAAGCTGAGAGCGCCCAACAGTGCTACGGACCCGAGCGTTCGAAAAAAATCTATAATAATGGCACTGCTAGGAAAATTCGGAAAGAAAAGGTGTCAAGATATGGATGCGCTCGCTGGGCTAGTAAACTTCGATTGTCTTCTCATAATTTGAACATCACAATAAAGCACATATCTAAGCAAAAAAGCCacatcaagatcaacaCAAGATGGCTTCGAGCCTTAGGGATTCCCAGTTCATTTAATATTATTAAGTTCAGACTCAATAAGGATCAGGCCAGAGAATCACTAATGAAGGCCCTTGAAAAATTGGCGACTGAGCTAATTCAGAATCGAGAAAAGTGGAAGGAATTGAGCGAGAAGCCAACACCGTTCGTGGCAGATGGAGATCAAAAGCAGGAAGAGCACCCAAAAAAATTATTCATAACTTTCAAGAGTTCGAGAACTGCTCATCTTTTCGCTCAAGTCTTGATTTCTGATAAATTTAAGGAGCTCAATAATGTGATAATAGGACCAAACCCAATTGACATGATATGGAGTAACGTAATACAGTCAAGCAGGTGGCTGAAAGTGGTTCGCATCATTTTCGCTGATCTCATCGCAGTTTTAGTCATTCTCGGTTGGGTTCTGCCGGTAGCATTCGTCGGCTTGATATCCCAAGTCCCCAACATGAAAATACTGGTGCCCTTTTTTACTTGGTTGGATTCTGATAACGCCTTTTTTAGCAGCGTTTTGTCAAGCTTGGTTCCTATTCTTTTCCTTATTTTTCTCATTGACATTGTTCCTTTTATTTTTCGATGGCTTAGCATACTAAAGGTGAACAGGACTGGTGCTGAAATTGAGTTGGATGTGCAAAGGTGGCTgttcgtttttttttttgttcacaTTTTCCTCGTTGTAACTGTCTCCTCCGGAATATCGGTtatatttgaaaaactaATAAACAATCCTACTAGCCTTCCAGATCTGCTAGCAGCCAActtgccaaaaagttcCAACTTTTTTTATTCATTTATTTTTATCAGAGGGTTGGCTTACTTCGGTGGAAATCTACTGCAGgtgaaagagcttctctttgagttATTTTACTACCGTTGGTGCATCAGAACCCCCAGAAAAGTTCGGAAAAGAATGGAGGTAGTCTCTGAAAACATGTGGGGCTCAGTATATCCCTTATTTTCAACTATTGCCAGTATTGGCATCGTTTACAGTGTGATTGCGCCGTTAGTACTCATTTTCGCCACAGTTACGTTTCTTATCGTCCAGTTTTCATTCAAGTGCCGCCTGAATCATCAGCAACACAGCCGAGGTAAGTCTGAAACTTTCGGGAAACTTTATCCTCAAGCACTGATGCAGTCATATGCAGGAATTTACTGCCTCGAAATTTGCATGATAGGGCTATTTGCGCTTTCAAATCGGTACGTGCTAGTGATTTGTATGGCATTGGTTTTTATCTTCACAATTCTAGCtcatttcaaaatttcgaaATTCTATGACAAGTACATCAACTTTTTACCGTTAAAGGAAGATGAAGAATCACTGCTCACCGAGCACCCAAGAAAAGACCTGTTCCCCTTTTTTGTGAAGGAAAAGTGCCTCTGGATTCCACAAGATTCATCTGGGGCTTCGAATGACCAGTGCCATTTGATGAAcgaaaagtttgatatCTTCTGCCGCAATGAGGGGTGTTTTTTTGATGGTGCCACTGGCAgcctcaattttttgtagcACACCCCACTTTAAAATAGCCTTTCTACAAATCAGTAGATTTCATTGAAATGTCATCATTCTCTGTCTTTTCCTCTCTCgtgtttttgcttcttggccaTAAGCTTGGTAGTTTTATGAATTGGAATCGTGGCTCAACGCACCGCTCAACGAACCACTTTTTGATCTGAGATTCTATTAAGCTGCCAATCTTAGGTATATCTTGCAATTTCGATCTGGCACCTATAAGAGATTTGACATCGAATTCCATGCGGTATTCAGGTGAaaaagaaaacatcaaaaagtaGCCACCATTTTCCGAACCATACGATGCTTCGTTTTCTGAAGTGGGAACAAATTCCTCTGCAGTCGTCAAAGAGACGGTCAAACATGCCTGAAAACGCACAATCGAAACGGTGAGCTGGATGGGAAGAGCGGCTGTAAACGGTTTTGGATAGTTGACCAATAGCTTGGTCTCAATGCCTAGTGCAAGCCGGTCACTGAGATCAATATCTATTTTAGCCTCGAGTCTCTGCTTGTTAGAATTTGGCGAATATTGGATGCGACAGTTGGATAGAATAGGGAAATCTTCGCCAATGTCAAGTTCTGTTATCTTGATTGTGTCGAGATATTGAGGCAGCTCTCCAGACTTCCTTGCAATAAAATTATTGAGCGAATGAACAATGTTGTCTTTCTGCAAGGCTTCTTCACGAAATTGTTGAATAGTTTGTCCGATTAAGACGTTGAACCAATCCAAAGTCTCTGGGGAATGTGTCTCAACATTGTAATATGTTTTCTCTAAAATTGTGTTGATTTGCGAAAACTTGCGGTCGGTATCAGTGTTTTCGGAGGAATCAGCACCATCACTTTCTCCTCTTTTTATGATGGATGACAAAAAATGAGAGGTTGAGGTTGATAGTAAGGGCGAAACGTATGCAGAGTCTCTTTTTGGACCTGACTTCCCTCCTTTAGGACCTTCCGTCTTTATGGGGCCTTCACTGAAaataaagaacttgatgaaaaaaATGAGCACCACTATTACACTTAATTGTCCTATGACAAGTCCTTGCGCAAATGACCATGCAGAGAACACTGAGCCTTTTGAGCCAACCCCTGAATCAAGCGACAGATGGAGCCCATTTTGAAACTTCTGTTGAGACGAGTCTCGAACTGCCTCAATTATTGAATCAGATGCGCTTTCAAGAATCCCTTGTTGCCTTTTTTGCAAGTTTTCTAGGAAAAGCTGTTGTAAATGTAGAGGTAAAGTGTTGCTCAAGTATTCATCGAGCGATACAAGGGACTCATTGGATTCAATAGAGAGATCAGCCCCGAAAGTTGATGCATTTTCAAGGGTGTGATTAGTAAAGCTAGTTTCGTTGGGAGACTTCATTCACGATTTTAACCGCTCATAAGTTGCAGGGATGTACTTTCTCCACCAGAAGAATTTcagattcaaaaattcaatcCACTCAATCAAAAATCTTCTATTCGAATCCTTCGAGGGTCACATTAAAATTGAGATTTTATGAAAACGAACGGTCAAGAAATGGGCAttaagaaaagaaaaactcgGACAACCGCGTATTCAGAAGGCTATCTCTTTTACCATTCAGAACCATTACGGATACTAAAGGAGGCGAGGGTGAGAGATGTCAGATTCGTTTACAACACAATCTTTCGGGTCTCCTAGAGATTACGCCGAACAGCTTTTGAACCTACTCAGCAAGACAACTGATAAGACTGCTCTTGTAACGCTTCATCGCACCTTGTCGACGGCCGAAAACAGCGTTTTCGAGGATTGTTTGATCGCCAGACCCGAGAGATgggcttttgtttttacGGCTGTGGAAAAGCTGCCCAAGGATGAGGAGGTGATAAAGGCTGCGGATTTCATTGTGAGAAAAGGTGCGTCAATCTTGACAAGCAAAGCCGAGCAAAATGGGAGCTTGAAACACTTTTGTGCTGCTGTGAACTCTAATTTTATAATTAACACCGTGTTGACGCAGTTTATGTGGCCTCACTGTGACGCACAACTCGAAATTGAAGTTATATCAACAGTGGGCTCATTTTTGGAATGCCTTTTACTCTTGGACCAGTACGAGCCCCAGTTGACAAGTGCCATGTTATGTGACACATGTCTGGCTTTGAGGACCGGCGGTTTTTTTACCCTTCTTACTGCCGTTTTAGAAACTGGACCTCAACATGATAACAAAGTCGAGCATATGGCGCACAGAACCGCCTTAAAACTCGTAGAAGTGGACCAGGAAATGTATGGTCGTGGAATCGATAAGCTACCTAGCCACTTGATGAGAAAGATGCTTGATTTATTGAGCAAACAGTTTAAGGTTAATGAGTGGGATAATGAAAACAGTTTTCCTTCTGTGGACGAGGGAGGCAAGCAAATTTCCGAGCTTTCCTTGTTAAACGCAATAGACCTAATTACCTTTGCGACGGATAGCAATCTATCTTTTAGGAAGAAATTCCTGGAGcgccttctttttgaggaTGATGCATTCCCCATTGTTAAAGCATTATCGTGGCTGTCAGACCAACTAACTCACTGTTTTAGCAGCAGTTTTCGTGCTGAAGAACCAACGGTTTTCATTCTGCAATGCTTTTTGAATAAGGATATTCTCATATTTAGCCTCGTGGACAAGCTCATGGAGCTCTGGATCGAATCTAATGCACAGAGTTTCGATGACCTCAGGtcagttcttgaaacttttAAGGTTgccttttttcaaagggACTCGTTTCTCGGCGCTAAAGAACCAGACGTTGGGGCGTGCCTGGTAAACATTCGTTCGCTGACGTATGAAGACCTTAGAAAATTGCAATTGAAGCAAATAAGAGCTTCACACTACAAGAAATGGGAAAAACAAATTTCTCAGTTCGATTCTATGCTTTCCAATCAGGTTCTCGAATACGTCCGTCACCAGCGCCTTTTACAGCTGCAGAAGGGAGCTTGGGTCTACAGCGAGAATCCACTTGATAACAATGTTAAACAGCCAAAGGTCtattttttggttttatGCGATAACCAAATGAACCTTTTGGCTAGAGAATTCAGGATCCGAAGCGAAGAGAATCCCTCAGTCCAAGGAAATGAAATAATAAGCTCCAGCGACACCCCTGCATCAAAATCCAAGACTATTGTCATTCCTCTGCGGCGTATTAACAAATTCCAGCACTGGAGAGTTCAGtcagaaaacaaagtgcCAGAGAATGCAAAACTGATAAATATCTTGAACAAAGCGGTTTACACAGAAATCCATCTGCTGGATAAGGATGCAGCCAAGCTTCTGCGCTTTTTC contains:
- the LMO1 gene encoding Lmo1p (some similarities with uniprot|Q07799 Saccharomyces cerevisiae YLL007C Hypothetical ORF), with amino-acid sequence MSDSFTTQSFGSPRDYAEQLLNLLSKTTDKTALVTLHRTLSTAENSVFEDCLIARPERWAFVFTAVEKLPKDEEVIKAADFIVRKGASILTSKAEQNGSLKHFCAAVNSNFIINTVLTQFMWPHCDAQLEIEVISTVGSFLECLLLLDQYEPQLTSAMLCDTCLALRTGGFFTLLTAVLETGPQHDNKVEHMAHRTALKLVEVDQEMYGRGIDKLPSHLMRKMLDLLSKQFKVNEWDNENSFPSVDEGGKQISELSLLNAIDLITFATDSNLSFRKKFLERLLFEDDAFPIVKALSWLSDQLTHCFSSSFRAEEPTVFILQCFLNKDILIFSLVDKLMELWIESNAQSFDDLRSVLETFKVAFFQRDSFLGAKEPDVGACLVNIRSLTYEDLRKLQLKQIRASHYKKWEKQISQFDSMLSNQVLEYVRHQRLLQLQKGAWVYSENPLDNNVKQPKVYFLVLCDNQMNLLAREFRIRSEENPSVQGNEIISSSDTPASKSKTIVIPLRRINKFQHWRVQSENKVPENAKLINILNKAVYTEIHLLDKDAAKLLRFFLDTKEASYIWLDGLQLIVASALGKKPALSDDIKSQISTLVDLRKNVQIIGLDDQTKLEHSDQDSEAEEMYYDLETLQSVATDFHYD